Proteins encoded together in one Micromonospora auratinigra window:
- a CDS encoding transglycosylase domain-containing protein: MSNRPLASAGRAVPLLRAGLIAGIVVAAAAYPLAAVTGIGAKVTAHAVEQKTSILKTSLPAETSYVYAPDGKTVLTMFYEEYRQYTKIDEMSPNIQQAIVAAEDNRFYQHHGVDPKGVARAFVSNARSGGVSQGASTLTMQYVRMALRDSASTPKEVQEATQQTSLRKVKEMRMALDIEKQLSKEQILERYLNSAYFGHRAYGIYAASQIFFSKTPATLSPVEAATLAGLVKSPSEYDPITSDQKDATARRNYVLDNMARLGYLSPDAAAQAKSQPIKLKLTTPPNDCASIDTQYRTWGFACDYLKNWWSAQPAFGENRLERMDKLRRGGYRIVLSIDPKIQAAAEKNVGAKDNTGSPFANGIVVAEPGTGRIKAMAVNRNYSLDLSENGPSSNPEAGPKVKANYPNTVAPLLGGGTLPGYQAGSTFKMFPMLAALNSGMPLSTSFNSPYTYKSSVYDGWAPSNASGAMTGVQTMWSGFGKSVNTYFVQLEERIGADAGVRLAEQLGLRWRTDVDKEQASPGKAKKWGAFTLGVSDATPLEMANAYAAIAADGRYCEAIPVNSIMNRDGTPATYTTPGGVQREIAKPRCRQVVNADAARAATDAARCPTGDTPARGTCGGWSTADSVRGTVGRPVAGKTGTTDSTRSAWFVGFTPELAAASFIADPDNPFNAVGDGQSQIPVNAVAMTLRDGLKGQPTRQFTPPSDQIVG, translated from the coding sequence GTGAGCAACCGACCCCTTGCCTCCGCTGGTCGTGCCGTTCCCCTCCTCCGCGCCGGGCTGATCGCCGGCATCGTGGTCGCCGCCGCGGCGTACCCGCTCGCCGCCGTCACCGGCATCGGCGCCAAGGTCACCGCGCACGCCGTGGAGCAGAAGACGAGCATCCTGAAGACCTCACTGCCCGCCGAGACCTCGTACGTCTACGCGCCCGACGGCAAGACCGTGCTGACCATGTTCTACGAGGAGTACCGGCAGTACACCAAGATCGACGAGATGTCGCCGAACATCCAGCAGGCGATCGTCGCCGCCGAGGACAACCGCTTCTACCAGCACCACGGCGTCGACCCGAAGGGCGTGGCCCGCGCCTTCGTCTCCAACGCCCGCTCCGGCGGCGTCTCCCAGGGCGCCTCGACGCTGACGATGCAGTACGTCCGGATGGCGCTGCGGGACAGCGCCAGCACGCCCAAGGAGGTCCAGGAGGCCACCCAGCAGACCAGCCTGCGCAAGGTCAAGGAGATGCGCATGGCGCTGGACATCGAGAAGCAGCTCAGCAAGGAGCAGATCCTGGAGCGCTACCTCAACTCGGCGTACTTCGGCCACCGGGCGTACGGGATCTACGCGGCCTCGCAGATCTTCTTCTCCAAGACCCCGGCCACCCTCAGCCCGGTCGAGGCGGCCACCCTCGCCGGCCTGGTCAAGTCCCCGTCGGAGTACGACCCGATCACCTCCGACCAGAAGGACGCCACCGCCCGGCGCAACTACGTGCTCGACAACATGGCCCGCCTCGGTTACCTGTCGCCGGACGCGGCCGCCCAGGCGAAGAGCCAGCCGATCAAGCTGAAGTTGACCACGCCGCCCAACGACTGCGCGTCGATCGACACCCAGTACCGCACCTGGGGCTTCGCCTGCGACTACCTGAAGAACTGGTGGAGCGCGCAGCCCGCGTTCGGCGAGAACCGGCTGGAACGGATGGACAAGCTGCGCCGGGGCGGCTACCGGATCGTGCTCAGCATCGATCCCAAGATCCAGGCGGCGGCCGAGAAGAACGTCGGCGCCAAGGACAACACCGGCAGTCCGTTCGCCAACGGGATCGTCGTCGCCGAACCGGGCACCGGGCGGATCAAGGCGATGGCGGTCAACCGGAACTACTCGCTCGACCTGAGCGAGAACGGGCCCAGCTCGAATCCGGAGGCCGGCCCCAAGGTCAAGGCGAACTATCCGAACACGGTCGCGCCGCTGCTCGGCGGGGGCACGCTCCCCGGCTACCAGGCCGGTTCGACGTTCAAGATGTTCCCGATGCTCGCCGCGCTCAACTCGGGCATGCCGCTCTCCACCTCGTTCAACTCGCCGTACACCTACAAGTCCTCGGTCTACGACGGCTGGGCGCCGTCGAACGCCAGCGGCGCGATGACCGGCGTGCAGACCATGTGGTCCGGCTTCGGCAAGTCGGTGAACACCTACTTCGTGCAGTTGGAGGAGCGGATCGGCGCGGACGCCGGGGTGCGCCTGGCCGAGCAGCTCGGGCTGCGCTGGCGCACCGACGTGGACAAGGAGCAGGCGTCACCGGGCAAGGCGAAGAAGTGGGGCGCGTTCACCCTGGGGGTCTCCGACGCCACCCCACTGGAGATGGCGAACGCGTACGCGGCGATCGCCGCCGACGGCCGGTACTGCGAGGCGATCCCGGTGAACTCGATCATGAACCGGGACGGCACGCCGGCCACGTACACCACGCCCGGCGGGGTGCAGCGGGAGATCGCCAAGCCGCGCTGCCGGCAGGTGGTGAACGCGGACGCGGCCCGAGCGGCCACCGACGCGGCCCGCTGCCCGACCGGCGACACCCCGGCCCGGGGGACCTGCGGCGGCTGGTCGACCGCGGACAGCGTCCGGGGCACGGTGGGCCGCCCGGTGGCCGGCAAGACGGGCACCACGGACAGCACCCGGTCCGCCTGGTTCGTCGGCTTCACCCCGGAGCTGGCGGCGGCGAGCTTCATCGCCGATCCGGACAACCCGTTCAACGCGGTCGGCGACGGACAGTCCCAGATCCCGGTGAACGCGGTGGCGATGACCCTGCGCGACGGCCTCAAGGGCCAACCCACCCGCCAGTTCACCCCACCCTCCGACCAGATCGTCGGCTGA
- a CDS encoding GNAT family N-acetyltransferase, protein MIGQVAVRRFPTLTVSTPRTEVRPLVADDAEAVDEVFADRQTQRWLPLADPSGQIDGRAWCVELARQRRDSGDGDHYGLVRREDQRVVGCLWTRRTDWGARLTEVSYALAPHARGFGLAAEAVDAVAIALLLEHGFHRVELRVAPGNVASRRVAEKAGFSYEGLLRNAGFVRGARVDLELWSFVAADLR, encoded by the coding sequence GTGATCGGGCAGGTGGCGGTGCGCCGCTTCCCGACGCTGACCGTCTCCACCCCGCGCACCGAGGTACGCCCGCTGGTGGCCGACGACGCCGAGGCGGTCGACGAGGTGTTCGCCGACCGGCAGACCCAGCGGTGGCTGCCGCTGGCGGACCCGAGCGGGCAGATCGACGGCCGGGCCTGGTGCGTGGAGCTGGCCCGGCAGCGCCGGGACAGTGGCGACGGCGACCACTACGGTCTGGTCCGCCGGGAGGACCAGCGGGTGGTGGGCTGCCTCTGGACCCGCCGCACCGACTGGGGCGCCAGGCTGACCGAGGTCTCCTACGCGCTCGCCCCGCACGCCCGGGGCTTCGGGCTGGCCGCCGAGGCGGTGGACGCGGTGGCCATCGCGCTGCTGCTGGAGCACGGCTTCCACCGGGTCGAGCTGCGGGTGGCCCCCGGTAACGTGGCGTCCCGCCGGGTGGCCGAGAAGGCCGGCTTCAGCTACGAGGGGCTGCTCCGCAACGCCGGCTTCGTCCGTGGCGCCCGCGTCGACCTGGAGCTGTGGTCCTTCGTCGCCGCCGACCTCCGCTGA
- a CDS encoding cobyrinate a,c-diamide synthase: MTVVPRIVLSAPSSGHGTGALALGLLAALADRGLDVAGSKIGPDQVDAAYLGLAAGRPGRNLDPRLVGPDRVAPLFAHGAAGADFALVQGTLGLYDSIAGRPETESTAAVATALRSPVVLVVDVAAMGQSVAALVHGFRAYDEQLWLGGVILNRVASPRHEAMLREALDDVGVPVYGALRRHELPPVLPARRHGVVPVVQRDGEALRAVRRLGEAVAATVDLDRLLVLARSAPELTAEPWSPAPAADPPAGERPVVALAGGPGGSYSHPETAELLRAAGAEVVTVDPLRDEALPAGTRALVVGGGLPETYADRLSANRRLCIAVAELARAGRPVVAEGAGLLWLARELDGLPMCGVLDAIGASRDGLVVGYREATAQSDSVVARAGETVRGHKQHAAVLTPRAGERAAWTWDGGTPEGFVWRGVHASQLVPHWAAYPQIAARLVAAAVAPAEAPA; this comes from the coding sequence ATGACCGTCGTGCCGCGGATCGTGCTCAGCGCGCCCTCCTCGGGGCACGGCACCGGTGCCCTCGCGCTCGGCCTGCTCGCCGCGCTCGCCGACCGTGGCCTGGACGTGGCCGGCAGCAAGATCGGCCCCGATCAGGTGGACGCGGCCTACCTGGGCCTCGCCGCCGGTCGGCCGGGGCGCAACCTGGATCCCCGGCTGGTCGGTCCGGACCGGGTCGCGCCGCTCTTCGCGCACGGCGCGGCCGGGGCGGACTTCGCGCTGGTGCAGGGCACCCTGGGGCTCTACGACTCGATCGCCGGCCGGCCGGAGACCGAGTCGACCGCCGCGGTCGCCACCGCGCTGCGCAGCCCGGTGGTGCTGGTGGTGGACGTGGCCGCGATGGGCCAGTCGGTGGCCGCCCTGGTGCACGGCTTCCGGGCGTACGACGAGCAGCTCTGGCTGGGCGGGGTGATCCTGAACCGGGTGGCCTCGCCCCGGCACGAGGCGATGCTGCGCGAGGCGCTCGACGACGTCGGGGTGCCGGTCTACGGGGCGCTGCGCCGGCACGAGCTGCCCCCGGTGCTGCCGGCCCGCCGGCACGGGGTGGTGCCGGTGGTCCAGCGCGACGGCGAGGCGCTGCGCGCGGTGCGCCGGCTCGGCGAGGCGGTCGCCGCCACCGTCGACCTGGACCGGCTGCTGGTGCTGGCCCGCTCGGCCCCGGAACTGACCGCCGAGCCGTGGTCACCGGCCCCGGCTGCCGACCCGCCGGCGGGGGAGCGGCCGGTGGTCGCGCTGGCCGGCGGGCCGGGCGGCAGCTACAGCCACCCGGAGACCGCCGAGCTGCTGCGCGCCGCCGGGGCCGAGGTGGTCACCGTCGACCCGCTGCGCGACGAGGCGCTGCCCGCGGGCACCCGGGCGCTGGTCGTCGGGGGCGGGCTCCCGGAGACGTACGCGGACCGCCTCTCCGCCAACCGCCGGCTCTGCATCGCGGTGGCCGAGCTGGCCCGCGCCGGCCGGCCCGTGGTGGCCGAGGGGGCGGGCCTGCTGTGGCTGGCCCGGGAGCTGGACGGGCTGCCCATGTGCGGGGTTCTGGACGCGATCGGGGCCAGCCGGGACGGCCTGGTGGTCGGCTACCGGGAGGCGACGGCCCAGAGCGACAGCGTGGTGGCCCGGGCCGGCGAGACCGTACGCGGGCACAAGCAGCACGCCGCCGTGCTCACGCCCCGGGCGGGTGAGCGGGCGGCCTGGACCTGGGACGGCGGCACCCCCGAGGGCTTCGTGTGGCGGGGCGTGCACGCCTCGCAACTCGTGCCGCACTGGGCCGCGTACCCGCAGATCGCGGCCCGGCTGGTCGCGGCGGCCGTGGCCCCGGCGGAGGCCCCGGCGTGA
- a CDS encoding SURF1 family cytochrome oxidase biogenesis protein, with product MYRFLLTPRWLGYLALTLVAAAVMVFLGNWQLDRYRGRTEVNERIDAGSTMRPAPLRDALPAPTGGPGTAGPAPADRVTWTKVTATGRYDTANVVLVRGRTADRDVGFEVLTPLVLADGTAVLVDRGWIPPAPGGGATVQPQVPAAPTGEVTVTGRVVASESGGGTVDRRAGKLETRRISIPRLARQLPYPVAGGYVLLDQQTPAADPAFQAVPIGHTNNWQNFGYVVQWWLFAGMSLVGYGWVARREARRMAGLDGPRTPTDRAAEPVSPATT from the coding sequence GTGTACCGGTTCCTGCTGACCCCGCGCTGGCTGGGCTATCTCGCGCTGACCCTGGTCGCCGCCGCGGTGATGGTGTTCCTCGGCAACTGGCAGCTCGACCGCTACCGGGGCCGGACCGAGGTCAACGAGCGGATCGACGCCGGCTCGACCATGCGCCCCGCGCCGCTGCGCGACGCGCTGCCCGCCCCGACCGGCGGTCCCGGCACCGCCGGGCCGGCCCCCGCCGACCGGGTCACCTGGACGAAGGTGACGGCCACCGGCCGGTACGACACCGCGAACGTGGTCCTGGTCCGGGGCCGGACGGCCGACCGCGACGTCGGCTTCGAGGTGCTCACCCCGCTGGTCCTCGCCGACGGCACCGCCGTGCTGGTGGACCGGGGCTGGATCCCGCCCGCGCCGGGCGGGGGCGCCACCGTCCAGCCGCAGGTCCCGGCGGCACCGACCGGTGAGGTCACCGTCACCGGCCGGGTGGTGGCGAGCGAGAGCGGCGGCGGCACGGTCGACCGGCGCGCGGGCAAGCTGGAGACCCGCCGGATCAGCATCCCCCGGCTCGCCAGGCAACTGCCCTACCCGGTGGCCGGCGGCTACGTGCTGCTCGACCAGCAGACCCCGGCCGCCGACCCGGCGTTCCAGGCGGTGCCGATCGGGCACACCAACAACTGGCAGAACTTCGGGTACGTGGTCCAGTGGTGGCTCTTCGCCGGGATGAGCCTGGTCGGCTACGGCTGGGTGGCCCGTCGCGAGGCGCGCCGGATGGCCGGACTCGACGGGCCGCGTACGCCCACCGACCGGGCCGCCGAGCCCGTTTCTCCAGCGACCACCTGA
- a CDS encoding ATP-dependent DNA ligase has translation MSAVRFLDLAATSAAVGATSGRRAKVELLAAALRSLDPDEVPAGAGYLAGELRQRQTGVGWAGLRDLPPPADEPTLTVGGVDAAVAEIAAVSGAGSQARRRELVGRLFAAATADEQRLLRGLFSGELRQGAQAGLLADAVARAAEVPVTAVRRALLLAGDLRAVAVAALSGGAAALAGFGLQVGRPLAPMLAQSAPTVDEALTATGTPAVVDVKLDGIRIQVHRSGQEIAVFTRSLDDITGRLPEVVAAVRALPARELVLDGEAIGLDATGRPLPFQETSSRAARRTTPSTTGGTPVAPAVLAAAQRTGETVLTPYFFDLLHLDGTDLIDLPGRERWAALAGAVDPTLLVGRVEVDDPGEAGAAFAAAIDAGQEGVVVKDPAAPYDAGRRGSAWVKVKPRHTLDLVVLAVEWGSGRRQGWLSNLHLGARDPGTGEFVMLGKTFKGLTDELLRWQTERFLGLAVEKGDWVVRVRPEQVVEIAFDGVQTSSRYPGGMALRFARVVRYRDDKTAAEADTVDAVRAIHEGRVTG, from the coding sequence ATGAGTGCCGTGCGGTTCCTCGACCTGGCGGCCACCTCCGCCGCAGTGGGCGCGACCAGCGGCCGGCGGGCCAAGGTGGAGCTGCTCGCCGCGGCCCTGCGCTCGCTCGACCCCGACGAGGTCCCGGCCGGCGCCGGCTACCTCGCCGGTGAGCTGAGGCAACGGCAGACCGGGGTGGGCTGGGCCGGCCTGCGTGACCTGCCCCCACCGGCGGACGAGCCGACGCTGACCGTGGGTGGCGTCGACGCGGCCGTGGCGGAGATCGCCGCGGTGAGTGGCGCCGGTTCCCAGGCCCGTCGGCGGGAGCTGGTGGGCCGGCTCTTCGCCGCCGCCACCGCCGACGAGCAGCGGCTGCTGCGCGGGCTGTTCAGCGGTGAGCTGCGCCAGGGCGCCCAGGCCGGCCTGCTCGCCGACGCGGTGGCCCGGGCCGCCGAGGTGCCGGTGACGGCCGTCCGGCGGGCCCTGCTGCTCGCCGGTGACCTGCGCGCGGTGGCGGTGGCCGCGCTCTCCGGCGGCGCGGCGGCGCTGGCCGGGTTCGGGCTCCAGGTGGGCCGCCCGCTCGCGCCGATGCTGGCGCAGAGCGCCCCCACGGTCGACGAGGCCCTCACCGCCACCGGCACGCCGGCGGTGGTCGACGTCAAGCTCGACGGCATCCGGATCCAGGTGCACCGCTCCGGGCAGGAGATCGCGGTCTTCACCCGCAGCCTCGACGACATCACCGGCCGGCTGCCCGAGGTGGTGGCCGCGGTCCGCGCGCTGCCCGCCCGGGAGTTGGTGCTCGACGGCGAGGCCATCGGGCTGGACGCCACCGGCCGCCCGCTGCCCTTCCAGGAGACGTCCAGCCGGGCCGCCCGACGCACCACGCCCAGCACCACCGGCGGCACGCCGGTCGCCCCGGCCGTGCTGGCCGCCGCGCAGCGCACCGGCGAGACCGTGCTGACGCCGTACTTCTTCGATCTGCTGCACCTCGACGGCACCGACCTGATCGACCTGCCGGGGCGGGAGCGGTGGGCGGCCCTGGCCGGGGCGGTCGACCCGACCCTGCTGGTCGGCCGGGTGGAGGTGGACGACCCCGGGGAGGCGGGCGCGGCCTTCGCCGCGGCGATCGACGCCGGCCAGGAGGGGGTGGTGGTGAAGGACCCGGCCGCGCCCTACGACGCGGGGCGGCGCGGTTCGGCCTGGGTCAAGGTGAAGCCCCGGCACACCCTCGACCTGGTGGTGCTGGCGGTCGAGTGGGGCAGCGGCCGGCGGCAGGGCTGGCTCTCCAACCTGCACCTGGGCGCCCGTGACCCGGGCACCGGCGAGTTCGTCATGCTCGGCAAGACGTTCAAGGGGCTCACCGACGAGCTGCTCCGCTGGCAGACCGAGCGGTTCCTCGGCTTGGCCGTGGAGAAGGGCGACTGGGTGGTCCGGGTCCGGCCGGAGCAGGTGGTCGAGATCGCGTTCGACGGGGTGCAGACCAGCAGCCGCTATCCGGGCGGCATGGCGCTGCGCTTCGCCCGGGTGGTGCGTTACCGGGACGACAAGACCGCCGCCGAGGCGGACACCGTCGACGCGGTGCGGGCCATCCACGAGGGCCGGGTCACCGGCTGA
- a CDS encoding dipeptidase, whose translation MSESEVRAAVERELPGVRADLERLVRIPGIAFEGFDHSHVERSAEAVAELLRGCGLDTRIVRSGGQPAVIGTKPAPPGAPTVLMYAHHDVQPVGDLSLWESDPFEPVERDGRLYGRGAADDKAGIMAHVAALRAFGDRLPVGVVLFIEGEEEYGSDSLERLLAEHREDLASDVIVIADSTNWDVGVPALTTSLRGIVNCFVEVRTLDHAVHSGMFGGAVPDALTALVKLLGTLHDDAGNVTVDGLVGREGASVDYPEDRFRTEAGLVEGAELFGSGRITDRLWTKPALAILGVDAPATGEAPNALVPSAKAKLSVRLAPGDDPKKAYAALTAHLERHAPWGARVTVTFEHDGAPCVIDATGPMFDAARAAFRGAWDGTDPVDIGVGGSIPFIATFQEMFPQAAILVTGVEDPHARAHGPNESLHLGEFARVCLAEALLLAKVAEAGANRA comes from the coding sequence ATGTCCGAGTCCGAGGTGCGGGCCGCCGTCGAGCGTGAACTGCCCGGAGTCCGTGCCGACCTCGAACGCCTCGTCCGGATCCCGGGCATCGCCTTCGAGGGGTTCGACCACTCGCACGTCGAGCGCTCCGCCGAGGCGGTGGCCGAGCTGCTGCGCGGCTGCGGCCTCGACACCCGGATCGTGCGCTCCGGCGGCCAGCCGGCCGTGATCGGGACGAAGCCGGCCCCGCCCGGCGCGCCCACCGTGCTGATGTACGCCCACCACGACGTCCAGCCGGTCGGTGACCTCTCGCTCTGGGAGTCCGACCCGTTCGAGCCGGTGGAGCGGGACGGCCGCCTCTACGGGCGGGGCGCGGCCGACGACAAGGCCGGCATCATGGCGCACGTCGCCGCGCTGCGCGCCTTCGGTGACCGGCTCCCGGTCGGCGTCGTCCTCTTCATCGAGGGCGAGGAGGAGTACGGCTCGGACTCGCTGGAGCGGCTGCTCGCCGAGCACCGCGAGGACCTGGCCTCCGACGTCATCGTGATCGCCGACTCCACCAACTGGGACGTCGGCGTGCCGGCCCTGACCACCTCGCTGCGCGGCATCGTCAACTGCTTCGTCGAGGTGCGCACCCTGGACCACGCCGTGCACAGCGGCATGTTCGGCGGGGCGGTGCCGGACGCGCTCACCGCCCTGGTGAAGCTGCTCGGCACCCTGCACGACGACGCCGGGAACGTCACCGTGGACGGGCTGGTCGGCCGGGAGGGGGCCAGCGTCGACTACCCGGAGGACCGGTTCCGGACCGAGGCCGGCCTGGTCGAGGGCGCCGAGCTGTTCGGCAGCGGCCGGATCACCGACCGGCTCTGGACCAAGCCCGCGCTGGCCATCCTCGGCGTGGACGCCCCGGCCACCGGCGAGGCGCCGAACGCGCTGGTCCCGTCCGCGAAGGCGAAGCTGAGCGTGCGGCTCGCGCCGGGCGACGACCCGAAGAAGGCGTACGCGGCGCTCACCGCCCACCTGGAGCGGCACGCGCCGTGGGGCGCGCGGGTGACGGTGACCTTCGAGCACGACGGCGCGCCCTGCGTCATCGACGCCACCGGCCCGATGTTCGACGCGGCGCGGGCGGCGTTCCGGGGGGCCTGGGACGGCACCGACCCGGTGGACATCGGCGTCGGTGGTTCGATCCCGTTCATCGCCACCTTCCAGGAGATGTTCCCGCAGGCCGCGATCCTGGTGACCGGCGTGGAGGACCCGCACGCCCGGGCCCACGGCCCGAACGAGAGCCTGCACCTGGGGGAGTTCGCCCGGGTCTGCCTGGCCGAGGCGCTGCTGTTGGCGAAGGTCGCCGAGGCGGGCGCGAACCGCGCCTGA
- a CDS encoding rhodanese-like domain-containing protein → MSPGVDALLEQARAGLRRLTPHDTVEAVRNGALLVDTRTEAHRREQGELPGAVVIDRTVLEWRLDPASAWRIPEATGYDREIVVVCRHGYSSSLAAASLQALGLRRATDMIGGVQGWREAGLPMSDRPADVRP, encoded by the coding sequence ATGAGTCCGGGCGTCGACGCCCTGCTGGAACAGGCCCGGGCCGGACTGCGCCGGCTCACCCCGCACGACACCGTCGAGGCGGTCCGCAACGGCGCCCTGCTGGTCGACACGCGTACCGAGGCGCACCGGCGGGAGCAGGGCGAGCTGCCGGGGGCGGTCGTCATCGACCGCACCGTGCTGGAGTGGCGGCTGGACCCGGCGAGCGCCTGGCGCATCCCGGAGGCCACCGGGTACGACCGCGAGATCGTGGTGGTCTGCCGCCACGGCTACAGCTCCAGCCTGGCCGCCGCCAGCCTCCAGGCGCTGGGCCTGCGGCGGGCCACCGACATGATCGGCGGCGTGCAGGGCTGGCGGGAGGCCGGACTGCCGATGTCCGACCGCCCGGCCGACGTCCGCCCCTGA